One region of Triticum aestivum cultivar Chinese Spring chromosome 6B, IWGSC CS RefSeq v2.1, whole genome shotgun sequence genomic DNA includes:
- the LOC123135799 gene encoding histone H2A.1-like: MAGRKGGDRKKAVTRSVKAGLQFPVGRIGRYLKKGRYAQRVGSGAPVYLAAVLEYLAAEVLELAGNAAKDNKKTRIIPRHLLLAVRNDQELGRLLAGVTIAHGGVIPNINSVLLPKKSAAAAEKEAKSPKKKTSTKSPKKKTAATKE; encoded by the exons ATGGCCGGAAGGAAGGGTGGCGACAGGAAGAAGGCGGTGACCCGCTCCGTGAAGGCTGGGCTCCAGTTCCCCGTCGGCCGCATCGGGCGCTACCTCAAGAAGGGCCGCTACGCCCAGCGCGTCGGCTCCGGCGCCCCCGTCTACCTCGCCGCCGTCCTCGAGTACCTCGCCGCCGAG GTCCTGGAGCTTGCCGGCAACGCGGCCAAGGACAACAAGAAGACCCGCATCATCCCGCGCCACCTGCTGCTGGCCGTCCGCAACGACCAGGAGCTCGGCAGGCTGCTGGCCGGCGTCACCATCGCCCACGGCGGCGTGATCCCCAACATCAACTCcgtgctgctccccaagaagtccgccgccgccgccgagaaggaggccaagtcGCCCAAGAAGAAGACCTCCACTAAGTCCCCCAAGAAGAAGACCGCGGCCACCAAAGAGTAG